The proteins below come from a single Gordonia sp. X0973 genomic window:
- a CDS encoding ABC transporter permease — protein MTAIAEVPTAASARRSPSELFASTGLLTRLDLRRERIIAPVTAVLLVLTNFATISSIVKLYGTQQERATLAAGAATNSAFKLLLGPLEHLQSNAAIASWRAGLFMIAAAAACAALMVTRLTRKEEELGRLELVRAGRTGRLAPMVAALVVSIGFAVVVGAGMAAAMSSAGATPGQAALVGGQYTGTALAAIGLAALTAQVATTARLANMMAVSTVIGGYVLRGVGDATGATWLRWTNPVGWAQQMDPFGAGRWWPMLLSVAVFVLAVAAGAWVSGHRDLDAGLVAPRPGPASSSIASLEHLTVRLNRGGFLGWLIGIGIGSLTIGVLVTAAESLASGNSGMLDYLHRVGGPGALTKVFLAVIMTYLGFTAAAWAVTAVIRVRADESAGRTEVLLATPASRSRYLLNQLALVIGGIVILLVVAGLVVGLGAGGVTGDWSTMLWDALRSALVQIPAALIIGVGLVTIYAVAPRVVAGAGWGLITAAFLLGPMGELFGLPQWIRDLSPFTHLPLVPSQPMRWAPVLVLLLIAAVLAAVAWWRFTRRDVEGA, from the coding sequence GTGACGGCAATCGCAGAAGTCCCAACGGCGGCGTCGGCCCGGCGCTCACCGAGCGAGTTGTTCGCCTCCACCGGGTTGCTCACCCGGCTGGATCTGCGTCGGGAACGGATCATCGCCCCGGTCACCGCGGTGCTGCTCGTGCTGACGAACTTCGCGACCATCTCGTCGATCGTCAAGCTCTACGGCACCCAGCAGGAGCGGGCCACCCTCGCCGCCGGGGCCGCGACGAACTCGGCGTTCAAACTGCTACTCGGCCCGTTGGAGCACCTGCAGTCCAACGCGGCGATCGCCTCCTGGCGCGCCGGCCTGTTCATGATCGCCGCGGCGGCGGCCTGCGCCGCCCTCATGGTGACGCGGCTGACCCGCAAGGAGGAGGAACTCGGTCGGTTGGAACTGGTGCGTGCCGGGCGTACCGGTCGTCTGGCCCCGATGGTGGCGGCCCTGGTCGTGTCCATCGGTTTCGCGGTGGTCGTCGGGGCCGGCATGGCCGCGGCAATGTCCTCGGCGGGCGCCACACCCGGGCAGGCCGCGCTGGTCGGCGGGCAGTACACCGGCACCGCGTTGGCGGCGATCGGGTTGGCGGCACTCACCGCGCAGGTCGCGACCACTGCCCGGCTGGCGAACATGATGGCGGTGTCGACGGTGATCGGCGGCTACGTGCTGCGCGGGGTCGGCGACGCCACCGGTGCGACGTGGCTGCGGTGGACCAACCCGGTCGGCTGGGCGCAGCAGATGGACCCGTTCGGCGCGGGCCGCTGGTGGCCGATGCTGCTGAGCGTCGCGGTATTCGTCCTCGCGGTCGCCGCCGGTGCCTGGGTGAGCGGGCATCGTGATCTCGACGCGGGCCTCGTCGCGCCGCGGCCGGGACCGGCGTCCTCGTCGATCGCCTCGCTCGAGCACCTCACCGTGCGGCTCAACCGCGGCGGATTCCTCGGCTGGCTGATCGGCATCGGCATCGGGTCGCTGACCATCGGCGTGCTCGTCACCGCTGCCGAGTCGCTGGCCTCGGGGAACTCGGGGATGCTCGACTACCTGCACCGCGTCGGCGGGCCGGGAGCCCTCACCAAGGTCTTCCTCGCCGTGATCATGACCTACCTCGGGTTCACCGCCGCGGCCTGGGCCGTGACCGCGGTGATCCGGGTGCGCGCCGACGAATCCGCCGGGCGTACCGAGGTGCTGCTGGCCACGCCGGCCTCCCGGTCGCGCTACCTGCTCAACCAGCTGGCGTTGGTCATCGGCGGGATCGTCATCCTGCTGGTGGTCGCCGGGCTGGTCGTCGGCCTCGGCGCCGGCGGGGTCACCGGTGACTGGTCGACGATGCTGTGGGATGCGCTGCGCAGCGCGTTGGTGCAGATCCCGGCCGCGCTGATCATCGGCGTCGGCCTCGTCACGATCTACGCCGTGGCGCCGCGCGTGGTCGCCGGGGCGGGGTGGGGGCTGATCACGGCGGCCTTCCTGCTCGGGCCGATGGGCGAACTGTTCGGACTGCCGCAGTGGATCCGCGACCTCTCCCCGTTCACCCACCTGCCGTTGGTGCCGTCCCAGCCGATGCGCTGGGCCCCGGTGCTGGTCCTCCTGCTGATCGCCGCCGTGCTCGCGGCGGTGGCCTGGTGGCGGTTCACCCGGCGCGACGTCGAGGGGGCCTGA
- a CDS encoding lipase family protein: MPNEPFTMGPIPKAIPDTINAIVPPPPFPHLRSIPQRAQTPGFSRRMQELREAVLPDPTGDPFFDRWSPDLPKRQPGDLLAHRDVTWPAGLLVTAPISRATQVKFATRDAVGRPSFGTATILVPRAPWRGPGHRPILVNNLPIDSLGAACTPGMTLAHGVSIATGFTDFMPPTTQLALARGYSVVVPDHQGPRQSYAEPVVAGHIVLDSLRAASHLDRKAFGASRIAMTGYSGGAIATNGAAKLLGSYAPELVPRMVGAALGGVPADFQILVGSMNANLATGMFHAATFGIARERPEILTMANHAAQWFATSPLKNVCVIPEGYAGQTFMPMQVFSNDPDPFHSPIAYKIYRITKMADKRSDVPLYIYNGSQEFWIPATGARNLYRSQCRLGATAAYREVFGEHVIAALAGYPEALGWLDARLRGVPAPNECPRDLRPRGTR, from the coding sequence ATGCCCAACGAGCCCTTCACCATGGGGCCCATTCCCAAAGCGATACCCGACACGATCAACGCGATCGTGCCGCCGCCGCCGTTTCCGCACCTGCGCTCCATACCGCAACGGGCGCAAACCCCGGGATTCAGCCGCCGCATGCAGGAATTGCGCGAGGCGGTCCTGCCGGACCCGACCGGCGATCCGTTCTTCGACCGATGGTCACCGGACCTACCGAAACGTCAGCCGGGCGACTTGCTCGCGCACCGCGACGTCACGTGGCCGGCCGGACTACTCGTCACCGCACCGATTTCGCGTGCGACCCAGGTGAAGTTCGCGACCCGCGACGCCGTGGGTCGACCGTCGTTCGGGACGGCGACGATCCTGGTGCCGCGCGCGCCCTGGCGCGGACCCGGGCATCGCCCGATACTGGTGAACAATCTGCCGATCGATTCGCTCGGGGCGGCGTGTACGCCGGGGATGACGCTGGCGCACGGCGTGAGCATTGCGACCGGCTTCACCGACTTCATGCCGCCGACCACCCAACTCGCGTTGGCCCGTGGCTACAGCGTCGTCGTCCCCGACCACCAGGGACCGCGGCAGTCCTATGCCGAGCCGGTCGTGGCCGGACACATCGTGCTCGACTCGCTGCGAGCGGCGTCGCACCTGGACCGGAAGGCTTTCGGCGCGAGCCGGATCGCCATGACGGGATACTCCGGAGGCGCGATCGCGACCAACGGTGCGGCGAAACTACTCGGCTCCTACGCCCCGGAATTGGTGCCGCGGATGGTGGGGGCAGCGCTCGGTGGGGTACCCGCGGATTTCCAGATCCTCGTCGGGTCGATGAACGCGAATCTGGCGACCGGCATGTTCCACGCGGCGACCTTCGGCATCGCTCGCGAACGGCCCGAGATCCTGACCATGGCCAACCACGCCGCGCAGTGGTTTGCGACCTCGCCGCTGAAGAACGTGTGCGTGATTCCCGAGGGCTACGCCGGGCAGACGTTCATGCCGATGCAGGTGTTCTCCAACGATCCGGACCCGTTTCACTCGCCCATCGCCTACAAGATCTATCGCATCACGAAGATGGCAGATAAGCGCTCTGACGTGCCGCTGTACATCTACAACGGGAGTCAGGAGTTCTGGATCCCGGCGACCGGGGCCCGCAACCTGTACCGCAGCCAATGTCGCCTCGGCGCGACCGCGGCCTACCGAGAGGTCTTCGGCGAGCACGTGATCGCCGCTCTCGCCGGCTATCCAGAAGCGTTGGGATGGCTCGACGCCCGACTTCGCGGTGTGCCCGCCCCCAACGAGTGTCCGCGCGACCTCAGGCCGCGCGGGACCCGCTGA
- the serC gene encoding phosphoserine transaminase, producing MTDAAQITIPADLLPKDGRFGCGPSKVRPEQLQSLVDTGASVFGTSHRQAPVKNVVGDIRAGLTELFSLPDGYQVVLSNGGTTAFWDAAAFGLVRKQALNLTYGEFSSKFATVTKKAPWLDDPKVISTDPGTAPDPAAITADDAAGVDLVGWAHNETSTGVAVPVLRPAAAGDALVAIDATSGAGGLPVDISATDVYYFAPQKCFASDGGLWIAIMSPAALERVAEIAATDRYIPEFLSLATAVENSPKDQTYNTPAVGSLLLFRNQIEWMNGNGGLDWCVSRTADSSSRLYSWAEKTSYTTPFADEPHRSQVVGTIDFDDSVDAAAVAKVLRANGVVDTEPYRKLGRNQLRIGMFPAIDPDDVSALTASIEYVVERL from the coding sequence ATGACCGACGCTGCGCAGATCACCATCCCCGCCGACCTGCTCCCCAAAGACGGCCGCTTCGGCTGCGGGCCGTCCAAAGTGCGCCCCGAGCAGTTGCAATCCCTGGTGGACACCGGCGCCTCGGTCTTCGGCACCAGCCACCGGCAGGCCCCGGTCAAGAACGTCGTCGGCGACATCCGCGCCGGACTGACCGAGCTGTTCTCACTGCCCGACGGCTACCAGGTGGTGCTGTCCAACGGCGGCACCACCGCCTTCTGGGATGCCGCCGCCTTCGGCCTGGTGCGCAAGCAGGCCCTGAACCTCACCTACGGCGAGTTCTCGTCGAAGTTCGCGACCGTCACCAAGAAGGCGCCGTGGCTCGACGACCCGAAGGTCATCTCCACCGATCCGGGTACCGCGCCCGATCCGGCCGCCATCACCGCCGACGACGCCGCCGGTGTCGACCTCGTCGGGTGGGCGCACAACGAGACCTCGACCGGTGTGGCCGTCCCGGTGCTGCGCCCGGCCGCCGCCGGTGACGCCCTCGTCGCGATCGACGCCACGTCGGGTGCGGGTGGCCTACCCGTCGACATCTCCGCGACCGACGTCTACTACTTCGCCCCGCAGAAGTGCTTCGCCTCCGACGGCGGCCTGTGGATCGCGATCATGAGCCCCGCCGCACTGGAGCGGGTCGCCGAGATCGCCGCGACCGACCGCTACATCCCGGAATTCCTCTCGCTGGCCACCGCCGTGGAGAACAGCCCGAAGGACCAGACGTACAACACGCCGGCCGTCGGATCGCTGTTGCTGTTCCGGAACCAGATCGAGTGGATGAACGGCAACGGCGGCCTCGACTGGTGTGTCTCGCGCACCGCCGACTCGAGCTCGCGGCTCTACTCGTGGGCCGAGAAGACCTCGTACACAACGCCGTTCGCCGACGAGCCGCACCGCAGCCAGGTGGTCGGCACGATCGACTTCGACGACTCGGTCGACGCGGCCGCCGTCGCCAAGGTGCTGCGCGCCAACGGCGTCGTCGACACCGAGCCCTACCGCAAGCTGGGCCGCAACCAGCTCCGCATCGGCATGTTCCCGGCGATCGATCCCGACGACGTCTCGGCGCTCACCGCGTCGATCGAGTACGTCGTCGAGCGCCTCTGA
- a CDS encoding response regulator transcription factor → MTYRVFLVDDHAVFRSGVRAELASEDGIEVIGEAGAVRPAIVEIERSRPDVVLLDVHLPDGGGVAVLRGVIAELGSDAPVFLALSVSDAAADVIATIRAGARGYVTKTISGAELADAVRRVAQGDAVFSPRLAGFVLDSFTGRSPVPEPVLDPELDSLTRREMEVLRLLARGYTYREIGEELFISTKTVETHTSNVLRKTQQSNRNALTRWAVDRRIE, encoded by the coding sequence ATGACCTACCGGGTGTTCCTCGTCGACGACCACGCGGTGTTCCGCTCCGGCGTGCGCGCCGAGTTGGCCTCCGAGGACGGCATCGAGGTGATCGGCGAGGCCGGTGCCGTGCGCCCGGCGATCGTCGAGATCGAGCGTTCACGGCCGGATGTCGTGCTGCTCGACGTACACCTGCCCGACGGCGGCGGCGTCGCGGTGCTGCGCGGCGTGATCGCCGAACTCGGCTCCGACGCGCCGGTGTTCCTCGCGCTGTCGGTATCCGATGCCGCTGCCGATGTCATCGCCACGATCCGGGCGGGGGCGCGCGGATATGTCACGAAGACCATCAGCGGCGCGGAGCTGGCCGACGCGGTGCGCCGCGTGGCCCAGGGCGATGCCGTGTTCAGCCCTCGACTGGCCGGTTTCGTGCTCGACTCGTTCACCGGCCGATCACCCGTCCCGGAGCCGGTGCTCGACCCCGAACTGGACTCGCTGACCCGTCGCGAGATGGAGGTGCTGCGCCTGCTGGCCCGCGGCTACACCTACCGCGAGATCGGCGAGGAACTCTTCATCTCGACCAAGACCGTCGAGACGCACACGTCGAACGTCTTGCGCAAGACCCAGCAGTCCAACCGCAACGCGCTGACCCGATGGGCCGTCGACCGTCGGATCGAGTGA
- a CDS encoding ABC transporter ATP-binding protein, whose amino-acid sequence MGNVIEVEGLVKKFGKFAALDGLDLTVAQGEVAGFLGPNGAGKSTTIRVLLGLYRRSGGTARVFGADPYTDAVAIHSRLAYVPGDVSLWPQLTGGQCIDVLLRMRGVDPDGSAKSELIERFELDPTKRSGTYSKGNRQKVALIAALAAPAELLIFDEPTSGLDPLMARRFEDCTREAAERGSAVLMSSHILGEVEALCESVTIIRAGKTVQAGTLDELRHLRRSRVRATVSGADAAGVLRGIDGVHDFDEETSAEGTDVSFTVSEADLEAVTRALGSLSVSRLLVEPPSLEELFLHVYDGGAAAVAGGAK is encoded by the coding sequence ATGGGCAATGTGATCGAGGTCGAGGGCCTCGTCAAGAAATTCGGCAAGTTCGCGGCGCTCGACGGGCTCGACCTGACCGTCGCGCAGGGCGAGGTCGCCGGATTCCTCGGGCCGAACGGCGCGGGTAAATCGACGACGATCCGGGTGCTGCTCGGCCTGTACCGCCGCAGCGGCGGGACGGCCCGCGTCTTCGGGGCGGACCCGTACACCGACGCCGTCGCCATCCATTCCCGTCTGGCCTACGTCCCCGGCGACGTCAGCCTGTGGCCGCAGCTGACCGGCGGGCAGTGCATCGACGTGCTGCTGCGGATGCGCGGCGTCGACCCGGACGGCAGCGCGAAGAGCGAGCTGATCGAGCGCTTCGAGCTCGACCCCACCAAGCGCAGCGGCACCTACTCCAAGGGGAACCGCCAGAAGGTCGCGCTGATCGCGGCGCTGGCCGCCCCGGCCGAACTGTTGATCTTCGACGAGCCCACCTCGGGACTGGACCCGCTGATGGCGCGACGCTTCGAGGACTGCACGCGCGAGGCGGCGGAGCGCGGGTCGGCCGTCCTCATGTCCAGCCACATCCTCGGCGAGGTCGAGGCGCTGTGCGAGTCGGTCACGATCATCCGCGCGGGCAAGACGGTGCAGGCCGGCACCCTCGACGAGCTCCGGCACCTGCGGCGCTCGCGCGTGCGGGCCACGGTCTCCGGTGCCGACGCGGCCGGTGTGCTGCGGGGGATCGACGGGGTGCACGACTTCGACGAGGAGACCTCGGCCGAGGGCACCGACGTCTCCTTCACCGTCTCCGAGGCCGACCTCGAAGCGGTGACCCGGGCCTTGGGCTCGCTCTCGGTCAGCCGTCTGCTCGTCGAACCGCCCAGCCTGGAGGAACTGTTCCTCCACGTCTACGACGGCGGAGCGGCCGCGGTGGCGGGGGGCGCGAAGTGA
- a CDS encoding PspC domain-containing protein has protein sequence MNTSTLTDLWATRPIRQRPGRKIAGVCSGFGARYDIDPTLVRVAFVVATIFGGSGILLYIVAVVALPALPGEGAPLRIERRSTRQPWALSPLVVWIVVAIVFVSAVSGGRAWGSGGIAGTVLMLIGWWLLYQRTPIAPRGTAADQLARASAATTGPDAETAEQRVTPDGVAEEGGTPPPWDPMGTAAFAWDLPEPPAAPEPPFAAAEQPKNPLTAIVAGVAVLAAVAGTIGNLVGIEWFTVGRIASLALAVLGVGMLVAALQRRPAGGHADGLVGLALLTAAVAVIATLAHQHDWSVTRGGVGDREWQPRTESALLEHYRLGVGSSTLDLRELESISHDRTINVEQGVGDLVVLLPQKVRVRADCSTGIGSIRCPQGIVGDEAGPILTIRAHNGMGDVEMKK, from the coding sequence ATGAACACCTCGACTCTCACCGATCTCTGGGCGACCCGCCCGATCCGGCAGCGCCCGGGCCGCAAGATCGCCGGCGTCTGCTCCGGCTTCGGCGCCCGCTACGACATCGACCCGACATTGGTCCGGGTCGCGTTCGTGGTGGCCACGATCTTCGGCGGCAGCGGCATCCTGCTGTACATCGTCGCCGTGGTCGCGCTGCCCGCGCTGCCGGGCGAGGGCGCCCCGCTGCGGATCGAGCGGCGCAGCACCCGCCAGCCGTGGGCCCTGTCGCCCCTCGTCGTGTGGATCGTGGTGGCCATCGTCTTCGTCTCGGCGGTGAGCGGCGGGCGGGCCTGGGGGTCCGGCGGCATCGCCGGCACGGTCCTCATGCTGATCGGCTGGTGGCTGCTCTACCAGCGCACACCCATCGCCCCGCGGGGAACGGCCGCCGACCAGCTCGCGCGGGCGTCGGCCGCGACCACCGGCCCCGACGCGGAGACCGCCGAACAGCGCGTGACCCCGGACGGGGTCGCCGAAGAGGGCGGCACACCGCCGCCGTGGGATCCGATGGGCACGGCCGCCTTCGCCTGGGATCTACCCGAACCCCCCGCGGCGCCCGAGCCGCCGTTCGCCGCGGCCGAGCAGCCGAAGAACCCGCTGACCGCGATCGTCGCCGGTGTGGCCGTGCTCGCCGCGGTGGCCGGCACCATCGGCAACCTGGTGGGGATCGAATGGTTCACCGTCGGCCGGATCGCCTCCCTCGCCCTCGCGGTCCTCGGCGTCGGGATGCTCGTCGCCGCGCTGCAGCGCCGTCCCGCCGGCGGCCACGCCGACGGCCTCGTCGGCCTGGCATTGCTCACCGCGGCGGTCGCGGTGATCGCGACGCTGGCGCACCAGCACGACTGGTCGGTCACACGGGGCGGCGTCGGGGACCGCGAATGGCAGCCCCGCACCGAATCGGCGCTGCTGGAGCACTACCGACTCGGCGTCGGATCCTCGACCCTGGACCTTCGCGAACTCGAGTCGATCAGCCACGACCGGACGATCAACGTCGAACAGGGGGTCGGCGACCTCGTCGTCCTCCTGCCGCAGAAGGTGCGCGTCCGCGCCGACTGCAGCACTGGAATCGGATCCATCCGGTGCCCGCAGGGCATCGTCGGCGACGAAGCCGGCCCGATCCTGACCATCCGTGCCCACAACGGCATGGGAGATGTGGAGATGAAGAAATGA
- a CDS encoding ATP-binding protein, giving the protein MPVSKVMNPQTTRDGESRAPRLVRRNGGSIIAGVCGGVADHLGIDVLRVRVVFVVLAALGGAGAVAYAILWYFCPQGDDTVPPRRAERRQAWGLVVIGAAALVANAMLAANAPAQQTLAVVFVLVGVALVWREADVIGIGARRSASTWLRVVAGAALVVGGLVAMVAASDSVFGGVNSTVLAVVATLVGVVLLTVPMWMRLLRALDAERAARIRTDERERIASHLHDSVLQTLALIQKQSHDPDAVARLARRQERDLRAWLFGDPAARRESFAAAVAALAVEVEDAYGIEVEAVTVGDTAPREMRDEQWAPAASALLGATREALVNAAKHSGAAKADLYAEVLADRVEVFVRDRGAGFDPDRVDGDRQGLALSIRARMERAGGTAQITSTVGRGTNVFLSVPRSPAETAHVDVSEAS; this is encoded by the coding sequence ATGCCAGTATCGAAGGTGATGAATCCGCAGACCACCCGTGACGGCGAATCCCGGGCGCCTCGACTGGTACGGCGCAACGGCGGCAGCATCATTGCCGGCGTCTGCGGGGGTGTCGCCGATCATCTGGGGATAGACGTGCTGCGGGTGCGCGTCGTCTTCGTCGTCCTGGCCGCCCTCGGCGGCGCGGGCGCGGTTGCCTACGCCATTCTGTGGTACTTCTGCCCGCAGGGCGACGACACCGTACCGCCGCGGCGCGCCGAGCGCCGCCAGGCGTGGGGTCTGGTGGTGATCGGGGCGGCGGCACTGGTCGCGAATGCCATGCTCGCCGCGAATGCCCCGGCGCAGCAGACCCTCGCCGTCGTCTTCGTGCTGGTCGGAGTCGCGCTGGTGTGGCGCGAGGCCGACGTGATCGGGATCGGCGCGCGGCGGTCGGCCAGCACCTGGCTGCGGGTCGTCGCCGGTGCGGCCCTGGTCGTCGGCGGTCTCGTGGCGATGGTGGCGGCATCCGACTCGGTGTTCGGCGGCGTCAACTCCACGGTCCTGGCGGTGGTGGCGACGCTGGTCGGCGTCGTACTGCTCACCGTGCCGATGTGGATGCGCCTGCTGCGGGCGCTCGACGCCGAGCGCGCCGCGCGGATCCGCACCGACGAGCGGGAGCGGATCGCCTCGCACCTGCACGATTCGGTCCTGCAAACCCTCGCGCTGATCCAAAAGCAATCGCACGACCCCGACGCCGTCGCCCGGCTGGCCCGTCGGCAGGAGCGCGACCTCCGGGCCTGGCTGTTCGGCGACCCGGCCGCGCGACGGGAGTCCTTCGCGGCGGCGGTGGCGGCACTGGCCGTCGAGGTCGAGGACGCCTACGGCATCGAGGTCGAGGCGGTGACCGTCGGCGACACCGCGCCGCGGGAGATGCGCGACGAGCAGTGGGCCCCGGCCGCCTCGGCGCTGCTCGGTGCGACTCGGGAGGCCCTGGTCAATGCGGCCAAGCACTCCGGCGCCGCGAAGGCGGACCTCTACGCCGAGGTGCTCGCCGACCGCGTCGAGGTATTCGTCCGCGACCGCGGAGCCGGATTCGACCCGGATCGGGTGGACGGGGACCGGCAGGGGCTGGCGTTGTCGATCCGGGCCCGGATGGAGCGGGCCGGCGGTACCGCCCAGATCACCTCGACCGTGGGACGCGGGACCAACGTATTCCTGTCGGTGCCGCGTTCACCCGCCGAAACGGCGCACGTCGACGTGTCGGAGGCGTCATGA
- a CDS encoding TetR/AcrR family transcriptional regulator, protein MSSTAASNEDRTTRARVRDAAIDLFARQGFDATVRAIADAAGVSPGLVIHHFGSKAELRAECDAAVLDAIIGDKRELIAPNADFEAYLESLDSDETRQTQVVYLLRAVADGGPAAQRFMQRVIAQTEESLRLGVESGLLRPSVDEEGRARYLAYISIGALLIDTVLHPPADWSDPVTILRGYIDRVAVPGVEFAVYGVGTDPAALDSVLAARDNHNRTRTGEH, encoded by the coding sequence ATGAGTTCAACGGCGGCTTCGAACGAGGATCGGACCACGCGGGCGCGAGTGCGCGACGCGGCGATCGACCTGTTCGCGCGCCAGGGATTCGACGCCACCGTGCGGGCGATCGCCGACGCCGCCGGTGTCAGCCCGGGGCTGGTCATCCACCACTTCGGCTCCAAGGCGGAACTGCGCGCTGAATGCGATGCCGCGGTCCTCGACGCGATCATCGGCGACAAGCGCGAGTTGATCGCCCCCAACGCCGATTTCGAGGCGTATCTGGAGAGCCTGGACAGCGACGAGACCCGACAGACGCAGGTCGTCTACCTGCTGCGCGCAGTGGCCGACGGCGGACCGGCGGCACAGCGGTTCATGCAGCGGGTCATCGCGCAGACGGAGGAGAGTCTGCGGCTCGGCGTCGAATCCGGTCTGCTCCGGCCGTCGGTCGATGAGGAGGGCCGGGCCCGCTACCTCGCCTACATCTCGATCGGCGCCCTGCTGATCGACACGGTCCTGCATCCGCCGGCGGACTGGTCCGATCCGGTGACCATCCTGCGCGGCTACATCGACCGCGTCGCGGTCCCCGGCGTCGAATTCGCCGTGTACGGCGTCGGCACCGACCCCGCCGCGCTCGATTCGGTACTCGCGGCACGAGACAACCACAACCGAACCAGGACGGGAGAACACTGA
- the sepH gene encoding septation protein SepH: MRKLRVTSVDADASFVICIDDETGEKFRIPADDRLRAAARGDVTRLGQIQIEMESALRPREIQSRIRSGATVEEVASAAGTTVDRVQRFAHPVLLERARAAELIRAAHPMREDGPALATLDEVVTAALRARGINPDVADWDAWKADDGNWVGQLTWTVGHTENHAHWRFSPGSQGGTAEPLDNGADDLVHPESGARHPLQPVADPVEAVTVDAATVVAAQRTTEPAPVRRRPRKPAPEPPTPVPAPEVEAEAEPEPPKRSRAKQRKPEVPGWEEVLLGVRSTPNQ, from the coding sequence ATGCGGAAGCTGCGCGTCACCAGCGTCGACGCTGATGCCAGCTTTGTGATCTGTATCGACGACGAGACCGGCGAGAAGTTCCGCATCCCCGCCGACGACCGTCTGCGCGCCGCCGCGCGCGGCGATGTCACCCGCCTCGGGCAGATCCAGATCGAGATGGAATCCGCCCTGCGCCCGCGCGAGATCCAGTCGCGCATCCGGTCCGGGGCCACCGTCGAAGAGGTCGCGTCGGCCGCCGGCACCACCGTCGACCGCGTACAGCGCTTCGCCCACCCCGTCCTCCTGGAACGGGCCCGGGCCGCGGAACTGATCCGCGCCGCCCACCCGATGCGCGAGGACGGTCCCGCGCTGGCCACCCTCGACGAGGTCGTCACCGCGGCGCTCCGGGCACGCGGGATCAATCCCGACGTCGCCGACTGGGACGCGTGGAAGGCCGACGACGGGAACTGGGTCGGACAGCTCACGTGGACCGTCGGGCACACGGAGAACCACGCCCACTGGCGCTTCTCCCCCGGTTCGCAGGGCGGCACCGCCGAGCCGCTGGACAACGGCGCCGACGACCTCGTGCATCCCGAATCCGGTGCCCGCCATCCGCTGCAACCGGTCGCCGATCCGGTGGAGGCGGTCACCGTCGACGCCGCCACGGTCGTCGCGGCGCAGCGCACCACCGAACCGGCACCCGTGCGCCGCCGACCGCGCAAGCCGGCTCCCGAGCCGCCCACCCCCGTTCCGGCGCCGGAGGTCGAAGCCGAGGCCGAGCCGGAGCCGCCGAAGCGCAGCCGCGCCAAGCAGCGCAAGCCCGAGGTGCCGGGCTGGGAGGAAGTCCTCCTCGGCGTTCGCAGCACCCCCAACCAGTAG